Proteins encoded in a region of the Planococcus citri chromosome 1, ihPlaCitr1.1, whole genome shotgun sequence genome:
- the Mhcl gene encoding unconventional myosin-XVIIIa isoform X5, which produces MFTTSRYMNGGSGGGGGGGGGVIYSKNSISSYSPSISVNNSRATSQESDLYSFSSSTTTDKLNNGYKKHLSPVRSSRSRCSSVISVSSIRYPMAVYKKSKTFKKLNTASMNAINAAANKETVSSSQLSIKIAEFLQRTDHVGDEWKKIGKEDKKKQYNEIGKKIDHYFRNLKKPLSKDNLVGQNGCDEVNYIEQVQRVGVGENEVKAETKVVVEAAEAPAVQKKLSELSVDLAEEHSAAHLASERLDLETAERMRLENEVQHLQAEKKKLQESSEKLETELLCMKTAEVNGIIGIDDDDSLSIGDDNSSGSGGVYKQRYERALRELEYTKRRLQQQHHDDLEQLIALRKQLEKKIADAYEEVEEQRQVVAQWKRKVQKLNGEMSDLRLMLEDSNSRNNLLEKKQRKFDSELLLLQEELRQEKQNRERVVREKDIVSAEKYTLEQNLSALKVDLELKEQKLLNLNRELQEISYGGNTEEEISRLRKVKHELENRIAEQDEELDDLAGQVELLNQAKLRLQMDLEQVRKEHKKEINQRDDESEKIRLNTTKKVKALECQLENEHEERTMLLRERHELERKLAEIEDRERCNRSADLETLNRLRRDLKKTKILLHDAQLMLQQAKLDAPSKAILRQLRNQLEDAECARNAAVKARQLAEADLADITSMLEDVQKAKSDAEEKATLYSREKSQLQSQLDENEEELAEVLKKYRNTVQQLSNEQLILHEQANRIAELESERSSLKDQLAEVTSRLENIETHGDPTSSLTVKRLELKTKELESKLDLEQTTRSRMEVQIGRLKEAAERLQHDADIARSKEASAQENVRKLQRALRDAREVQSNYESKEATESARKRELEKKVEQLETELSSAKADLKLALQRVDDLQCAIQGDLDDNDDDQTDSDNDDSGSSNASLQSFLLQSNGETSIHKWLNNGAGSENSKI; this is translated from the exons ATGTTTACCACCTCGCGTTATATGAATGGCGGCAGCGGAGGTGGAGGCGGTGGAGGCGGTGGTGTGATTTACTCGAAGAATTCGATATCGTCGTATTCGCCTTCGATATCGGTGAATAATTCGCGAGCCACATCCCAAGAATCCGATCTGTACTCGTTCAGTTCATCGACGACGACAGATAAACTGAATAATGGATACAAGAAACACCTGTCTCCGGTACGATCGAGCCGCAGTCGATGTTCGTCGGTCATCTCGGTGTCCAGCATTCGGTACCCGATGGCCGTGTACAAGAAGAGCAAAACGTTCAAGAAATTGAATACGGCTAGTATGAATGCGATTAACGCGGCCGCCAATAAGGAGACCGTGAGCTCTTCTCAGTTATCCATCAAAATCGCCGAGTTCCTTCAACGCACCGATCACGTAGGCGACGAATGGAAGAAGATCGGTAAAGAAGATAAGAAAAAACAGTATAACGAGATTGGTAAAAAAATCGACCACTATTTtcgcaatttgaaaaaacctctATCGAAGGACAACCTCGTTGGACAGAATGGATGCGATGAAGTGAACTACATTGAACAGGTTCAAAGAGTTGGTGTTGGTGAAAATGAAGTCAAAGCCGAAACCAAAGTAGTTGTAGAAGCAGCAGAAGCACCAGCCGTTCAAAAAAAG TTGAGCGAATTATCGGTGGATCTTGCCGAAGAACATTCAGCAGCTCATTTGGCCAGCGAACGGTTAGACCTGGAGACTGCCGAAAGAATGAGACTCGAGAACGAAGTACAGCATTTACAA GCAGAGAAGAAGAAGTTACAAGAAAGCTCGGAAAAGCTGGAAACCGAATTATTATGCATGAAAACGGCCGAAGTGAATGGTATTATTGGAATTGACGACGATGACAGCCTATCAATCGGTGATGATAATTCATCCGGCAGCGGTGGCGTTTACAAGCAAAGATATGAAAGAGCTCTCAGAGAATTAGAGTATACCAAACGAAGACTCCAACAGCAACATCACGATGATCTCGAACAATTAATAGCTTTACGAAAACAACTCGAGAAAAAG ATCGCCGATGCTTACGAAGAAGTAGAAGAACAGCGACAAGTTGTCGCTCAATGGAAACGTAAAGTGCAAAAATTAAACGGCGAAATGAGCGATTTACGATTGATGTTGGAAGACAGCAATTCTAGAAATAATTTGTTAGAGAAGAAGCAAAGAAA ATTCGACTCGGAATTATTGCTGTTACAAGAAGAACTCCGGCAAGAGAAACAGAATCGCGAACGTGTGGTGAGAGAAAAGGATATCGTGTCTGCTGAAAAATATACCCTGGAGCAAAATCTTAGC GCGTTGAAAGTGGATTTGGAATTAAAAGAGcagaaattattgaatttaaatCGCGAATTACAAGAAATATCATACGGAGGTAATACCGAAGAGGAGATAAGTAGATTAAGAAAGGTTAAACACGAACTTGAAAACAGGATAGCTGAACAG GATGAAGAATTGGACGATTTAGCCGGTCAAGTTGAATTATTGAATCAGGCAAAACTTAGATTACAAATGGACTTGGAACAAGTACGGAAAGAacataaaaaagaaattaatcaaCGCGACGACGAAAGCGAGAAAATACGGCTGAATACGACGAAGAAAGTCAAAG cTTTGGAATGTCAACTGGAAAACGAACACGAAGAAAGAACGATGCTATTAAGAGAACGCCACGAACTAGAAAGAAAACTAGCCGAAATCGAAGACCGAGAAAGATGCAACCGATCCGCTGACTTGGAAACACTCAACAGGCTGAGACGTGATTTGAAAAAGACTAAGATTTTATTACACGATGCTCAGCTGATGCTACAACAAGCCAAATTAGATGCTCCTAGTAAAGCCATATTAAGACAATTGAGAAATCAA TTGGAAGATGCCGAATGTGCGAGAAATGCTGCCGTTAAAGCTAGACAATTGGCCGAGGCCGATTTAGCCGATATTACATCCATGTTGGAAGATGTTCAAAAAGCCAAATCAGATGCTGAAGAGAAAGCTACGTTGTATTCTCGAGAAAAGTCTCAATTACAGTCGCAACTTGATGAGAATGAAGAAGAATTAGCTGAG gttttgaaaaaataccgcAACACGGTGCAGCAATTATCGAACGAACAACTGATTTTACACGAGCAAGCGAACCGTATAGCCGAACTGGAAAGCGAACGATCATCGTTGAAAGACCAATTGGCCGAGGTAACCTCTCGATTAGAGAATATCGAAACTCACGGCGACCCGACTTCTTCATTGACGGTGAAACGATTAGAATTAAAAACCAAAGAACTCGAATCAAAATTAGACCTAGAGCAGACGACTAGATCTAGAATGGAG GTGCAAATTGGAAGACTGAAAGAAGCTGCTGAAAGATTACAGCACGATGCGGACATTGCTCGTAGCAAAGAAGCATCCGCTCAAGAAAACGTCCGCAAGTTACAGCGCGCGCTGCGTGATGCTCGCGAAGTGCAATCCAACTACGAATCAAAAGAAGCCACCGAATCGGCTCGTAAACGCGAATTAGAAAAGAAAGTCGAACAATTAGAAACGGAGTTATCGTCGGCTAAGGCAGATTTGAAATTAGCTCTGCAGAGAGTCGACGATCTACAGTGTGCCATTCAAGGTGATTTAGACGATAACGACGACGACCAGACTGACAG CGATAACGATGATTCGGGTAGCTCGAACGCGTCCCTGCAATCATTCCTGCTGCAAAGTAACGGCGAAACATCTATTCATAAATG GTTGAATAACGGCGCCGGATctgagaattcaaaaatatga
- the Mhcl gene encoding unconventional myosin-XVIIIa isoform X6 — MTRWKSLSELSVDLAEEHSAAHLASERLDLETAERMRLENEVQHLQAEKKKLQESSEKLETELLCMKTAEVNGIIGIDDDDSLSIGDDNSSGSGGVYKQRYERALRELEYTKRRLQQQHHDDLEQLIALRKQLEKKIADAYEEVEEQRQVVAQWKRKVQKLNGEMSDLRLMLEDSNSRNNLLEKKQRKFDSELLLLQEELRQEKQNRERVVREKDIVSAEKYTLEQNLSALKVDLELKEQKLLNLNRELQEISYGGNTEEEISRLRKVKHELENRIAEQDEELDDLAGQVELLNQAKLRLQMDLEQVRKEHKKEINQRDDESEKIRLNTTKKVKALECQLENEHEERTMLLRERHELERKLAEIEDRERCNRSADLETLNRLRRDLKKTKILLHDAQLMLQQAKLDAPSKAILRQLRNQLEDAECARNAAVKARQLAEADLADITSMLEDVQKAKSDAEEKATLYSREKSQLQSQLDENEEELAEVLKKYRNTVQQLSNEQLILHEQANRIAELESERSSLKDQLAEVTSRLENIETHGDPTSSLTVKRLELKTKELESKLDLEQTTRSRMEVQIGRLKEAAERLQHDADIARSKEASAQENVRKLQRALRDAREVQSNYESKEATESARKRELEKKVEQLETELSSAKADLKLALQRVDDLQCAIQGDLDDNDDDQTDSDNDDSGSSNASLQSFLLQSNGETSIHKWLNNGAGSENSKI, encoded by the exons ATGACAAGATGGAAATCG TTGAGCGAATTATCGGTGGATCTTGCCGAAGAACATTCAGCAGCTCATTTGGCCAGCGAACGGTTAGACCTGGAGACTGCCGAAAGAATGAGACTCGAGAACGAAGTACAGCATTTACAA GCAGAGAAGAAGAAGTTACAAGAAAGCTCGGAAAAGCTGGAAACCGAATTATTATGCATGAAAACGGCCGAAGTGAATGGTATTATTGGAATTGACGACGATGACAGCCTATCAATCGGTGATGATAATTCATCCGGCAGCGGTGGCGTTTACAAGCAAAGATATGAAAGAGCTCTCAGAGAATTAGAGTATACCAAACGAAGACTCCAACAGCAACATCACGATGATCTCGAACAATTAATAGCTTTACGAAAACAACTCGAGAAAAAG ATCGCCGATGCTTACGAAGAAGTAGAAGAACAGCGACAAGTTGTCGCTCAATGGAAACGTAAAGTGCAAAAATTAAACGGCGAAATGAGCGATTTACGATTGATGTTGGAAGACAGCAATTCTAGAAATAATTTGTTAGAGAAGAAGCAAAGAAA ATTCGACTCGGAATTATTGCTGTTACAAGAAGAACTCCGGCAAGAGAAACAGAATCGCGAACGTGTGGTGAGAGAAAAGGATATCGTGTCTGCTGAAAAATATACCCTGGAGCAAAATCTTAGC GCGTTGAAAGTGGATTTGGAATTAAAAGAGcagaaattattgaatttaaatCGCGAATTACAAGAAATATCATACGGAGGTAATACCGAAGAGGAGATAAGTAGATTAAGAAAGGTTAAACACGAACTTGAAAACAGGATAGCTGAACAG GATGAAGAATTGGACGATTTAGCCGGTCAAGTTGAATTATTGAATCAGGCAAAACTTAGATTACAAATGGACTTGGAACAAGTACGGAAAGAacataaaaaagaaattaatcaaCGCGACGACGAAAGCGAGAAAATACGGCTGAATACGACGAAGAAAGTCAAAG cTTTGGAATGTCAACTGGAAAACGAACACGAAGAAAGAACGATGCTATTAAGAGAACGCCACGAACTAGAAAGAAAACTAGCCGAAATCGAAGACCGAGAAAGATGCAACCGATCCGCTGACTTGGAAACACTCAACAGGCTGAGACGTGATTTGAAAAAGACTAAGATTTTATTACACGATGCTCAGCTGATGCTACAACAAGCCAAATTAGATGCTCCTAGTAAAGCCATATTAAGACAATTGAGAAATCAA TTGGAAGATGCCGAATGTGCGAGAAATGCTGCCGTTAAAGCTAGACAATTGGCCGAGGCCGATTTAGCCGATATTACATCCATGTTGGAAGATGTTCAAAAAGCCAAATCAGATGCTGAAGAGAAAGCTACGTTGTATTCTCGAGAAAAGTCTCAATTACAGTCGCAACTTGATGAGAATGAAGAAGAATTAGCTGAG gttttgaaaaaataccgcAACACGGTGCAGCAATTATCGAACGAACAACTGATTTTACACGAGCAAGCGAACCGTATAGCCGAACTGGAAAGCGAACGATCATCGTTGAAAGACCAATTGGCCGAGGTAACCTCTCGATTAGAGAATATCGAAACTCACGGCGACCCGACTTCTTCATTGACGGTGAAACGATTAGAATTAAAAACCAAAGAACTCGAATCAAAATTAGACCTAGAGCAGACGACTAGATCTAGAATGGAG GTGCAAATTGGAAGACTGAAAGAAGCTGCTGAAAGATTACAGCACGATGCGGACATTGCTCGTAGCAAAGAAGCATCCGCTCAAGAAAACGTCCGCAAGTTACAGCGCGCGCTGCGTGATGCTCGCGAAGTGCAATCCAACTACGAATCAAAAGAAGCCACCGAATCGGCTCGTAAACGCGAATTAGAAAAGAAAGTCGAACAATTAGAAACGGAGTTATCGTCGGCTAAGGCAGATTTGAAATTAGCTCTGCAGAGAGTCGACGATCTACAGTGTGCCATTCAAGGTGATTTAGACGATAACGACGACGACCAGACTGACAG CGATAACGATGATTCGGGTAGCTCGAACGCGTCCCTGCAATCATTCCTGCTGCAAAGTAACGGCGAAACATCTATTCATAAATG GTTGAATAACGGCGCCGGATctgagaattcaaaaatatga